The following are encoded in a window of Salmo salar unplaced genomic scaffold, Ssal_v3.1, whole genome shotgun sequence genomic DNA:
- the LOC106592240 gene encoding ladderlectin-like, with translation MEKLAILLLLSAAIALGDANLTLLLGLEPLLKTEVEQTPPVEAQVAAVQEGTKESSCPSDWHPYGSRCFKFVSIPQSWADSEQNCLALGGNLASVHNLLEYQFMQALTKDTNGHLPDTWVGGFDAVKEGLWMWSDGTRFDYTHWNTGEPNNAGEGEDCLQMNAASEKLWFDVPCEWKFVSICSRRM, from the coding sequence ATGGAGAAGTTGGCCATCCTTCTGCTTCTGAGTGCTGCCATTGCACTGGGCGATGCCAACCTGACCCTGCTCCTTGGTTTAGAACCCTTACTGAAGACTGAGGTGGAACAGACTCCTCCTGTTGAGGCTCAGGTAGCAGCAGTGCAGGAGGGGACAAAGGAAAGTTCATGTCCCTCAGACTGGCACCCATATGGATCACGCTGTTTCAAGTTTGTCAGCATTCCACAGTCATGGGCAGATTCAGAGCAAAACTGTTTGGCACTTGGTGGAAACCTAGCATCCGTGCATAACCTTTTAGAGTACCAGTTCATGCAAGCACTGACAAAGGACACCAATGGCCACCTACCTGACACCTGGGTTGGAGGTTTTGATGCAGTCAAGGAGGGCTTATGGATGTGGTCAGATGGGACCAGATTTGACTACACTCACTGGAACACTGGTGAGCCCAATAACGCTGGAGAAGGAGAGGACTGTCTGCAGATGAACGCTGCAAGTGAGAAGCTCTGGTTTGATGTGCCCTGTGAGTGGAAGTTTGTATCTATCTGTTCCAGAAGAATGTAG